TGAAAGACCAGCGTCACCTCGTCGCCGGAGGCGGCGTATCGGTGGACGGGACAGCCGAACCGGCCGAGACACGCACACGGACAGATCGGCTCCGTCCCGTGTTCGACCCGGTAGAGGGTCGCCGTTCCGTACGAGAAGACCGGCTCCTCCGGCGGGCTATCGGGTCGCTCTCCGACGTCCACGACGAACTCCGAGACGCTTTCGGTCCCGGCGGGGGCGACGCTCGTCGACACCCGGTCGATCACCGTTCCCGTCGCGCTCGCGAACCGTGCGATCGGACACTCGCCGTCGGTGCTGACCGTCACCGTGGCTCGGATCCCGGATGACACGTCCGTTCCGTTCGCACCGCCACGTCTTCAGCGTGTGGTCGGCACCGACCGCTCCGCCGAGCCACGGACCGTCCGTATCAGTCGGTCTCGTCCTCGATCCAGCTCAGCGCGGCGATCGCTCCGGGGAACCCGATCGTCGGGATCGAGAGCACCGCAACGTGTTTCAGCTCCTCGGGGGAGATCCCCTCGTCGAGCCCGCGACGGACGTGCGAGTGGACGGCTCCCTCGGACCCCGTCCCGATCGCGAGCGCGAGCTTCACGAGTCGTTTCGTCTCGTCCGCGACAGGGCCAGCCTCGGAACAGGCCTCACCCAGGTCGGCGTACGCCTCCCAGACATCGCGGTACTCCTCGGCGAACTCGCCGGCGGCCGACGGTAGCTCCTCCGGGTCGTCGATCTCGTCACCCATGGTAGTGGCTGGCTCGTTCGCGTCCCTCATCAGTGTGGGGGGTCGAACCGGAGCCGACCGGTGGTCCTGGTGACCGTGAGATCGCGAGGCCGTGACCGACGGCCGACACCGCCGACGGTCCGACCACCGATCGACTATCCACTCCCCGTCTTCGGCTCTCGAAGCCAGAAACGAGCGACGACCGAGCCTACCGACGCGTCGCGAACGCCGCCACGAGGAGATAGCCGTAGGCGAGTGCGCCCACGATGCCCACGGTCGCTCCGACCCGTTCGACGGGGGGACTGGAGAACGTCAGTCCGGCGGCCTGTATCGCGGCCGCGGCGGCGAGTAGGCCGATCGCGAGGAGCGCGGTCCGATCCGAACAGCCCGGCCAGCGGCCGACGTTCGGCGGGTAGAACTGCAGGGAGACCCCGACGATGGTGAGCCCGAGGAACCCGAGCAGCGTGAGGCGCCGATGCGCCGCGAGGATCCCCGAATCGAGACCACCGACGGCGAGCCAGAGTCCGAGGAGGACCGCCGCGACGCCACCGACCGCTCCCAGGAGGACACCGTAGAACGCGACTCGCCGTCGATCCGATCGACGAAAGAGTACGAGGAAGCCGACGGCGTAACCGATTACGGCCAGCGCCTCGATCGCCCCCGCCACGGCGAGCGCGGTCCCCGCTGGAAGGCTGGCGGCGAGCAGGAGGGGGCCGACCGCACCGGCCGCGAGGACGACGACCACGAGCGAGCGTGGCGGTTCGGCGACGAGAAACCGCGGGAGCAACCGAAAGCCGAGCGCGAAGACGAGCAGCGTCGCGGTTCCCGCCCCGAGCAGGTGGGTCGCCCGCGGCGGGTAGCCGTCGAAGGCCGATGGGACGACGCCGTAGAGCGCGAGCGTCTCGTAGCTCCCGAACAGGAGGTACGCGAGCGCGATCGGGACGAACGCGTTCACTACCCGGTCGACGGACGCCCGGTGGACGTTCACCCCGCCGGTCCCCGTCTCCGCCCCCGTCGGATTGTCCCGGATCGTCCAGACGAGGACCCCGACGAAGAGCGAGACGCCCGCGATCCACGAGACGGCACCGACGAGACCGACCGTATCGGGGACCCCAGCCATCGGTTCGAAAGCGAGACACGCCACGCCGACCGCCGTGAGCGGGAGGCCGAGCGCCGCCGCCCGGGGCTCGGAGAGCGTGCGGTCGAAGTACGTCGGCACCAGCGAGTAGGCCTTCCCGAACACGACGTGCAACACGAAGCCGTAGAGGCCGAGGACGACCTCGGTCTGTCGAGGGACATCGACCAAGAGAGCGGCCTGCCAGAGGACCAGCCAGCAGACCGCGACGAGCACGTACCGTCGGGCCCACGCCGAGATCACTGCGCGGGACATGGGGTACGCAACGGGACCCTGGACCGTACTCGTTTCCCCCCGCCGTCGGGGACGGGAGGACGCACTCACCGCCCGGACCTGCGCTCGGTTTTGACACGGGCTACACGGTCGTTACGATCTCGTCCTCGTACCCGTAGAACGCCTCCAGCACCTCGTTCCGGTCGGCGTCGTCGACGTCGAACTCCGAGAGCGTCCGATCGAGGTGGTTCGCGATCGCGTCGAACTCCCGGGTGCTGATGTCGAGGTGGGAGTGGACGGACTCCATGTCCCCGCCGGTGTACTCGACTGGCCCGCCGGCGACCGAACTGAGAAACTGTGTCTGATGGGCCCGCTGACGCTGCATATCGGTGGCCTCGAAGTAGTGTGCCAGTCGGTCGTCGGCGAGCACGCGCTCGTAGAACGAATCGACGACCGCGGCGATCGACTCACGTCCACCCAGTCGTTCGTAGAGGGTTGGATTCTCCATCCACTCTGACCGAACGAACTCCCCGGCCTTGAATGACCGCCCGAACACCTTCGGCGAGAGACGGTCGCTATCCGATCGTGGAACCACGGACTATCGAGGGGATGGTGAGGGTACATCAGCCACACGGGAGTGGAACATGGACACCCGTAGTTCCGCTGGAACAGGAGGAAATGAACACGGGAGCCGGTGAACACGTACGATGACCGCGTCGGGAGGATCTCCCGAAAATAGCGTCTTCGCCGACGCGGGCGCGCTCGATCCGTTCAGAGAGGCTGAGGAAACAGTCGGCCACGACCAGAAGGGGCGACAGTCGTCCCTTCGAAGGGCAGAGTACAGGCTTTTCGAGTCAGTTGTGATCGACAGGGAGTCCGTATTCATCACGAGTCTCGCGAGTAGGTGGAGAAAGACGCTCATCGACCACCGTTCGTCGAGACGAACTCTCCCAGACAGGCGGTATGCTCTTTCGGCCCGGGGATGGAACCGTATCGCATGAACTCGGACGGGCAGCGACGACCCGAGGGGAGACTGGCGCTCCTCGCACGCACTGGTACCCCGTGGGGATTCCCCGTCATCTATCTCGGCTGGGCGTATCTGTTCTGGGCGCCGATAGTCGTATCGGGCGAGTCGGTCTGGTCGTTCCCGAACGTCGGGCTGTTCGTCGTCGGTGGGACGAGCCCGTTACTGGCCGGCGTCCTCCTGAGTTGGCTCCTCTACGGGCGTCCGGGGCTGCGTGACCTGGGGAACCGACTGATCGATATCGGTCGGATCGGCCCGCGGTGGTGGCCGATACTCGTGCTGTTCTGGCCCGTGTTCAATCTGTGCATGGCCGGTGGCGCGCTGGTGTTCGGGATCACACCAGCGCCTCTGGAGGTCGTCTCGACCGACCGCCTGTTCGACCCGGTGGCAGTGGTCTCGATCCTCGTCTTCGCGTTCGTCTTTCCACTACCCGAAGAGATCGGTCTTCGCGGCTACTGGCTGGACCAGCTCCAGGAACGCTTCAGTGCGCTCACGGCGGGGCTTATAAACGGGACGACATGGGCGATCTGGCACGCTCCGTTCGTGTTCTTGCCCGGCTATTACGCGCACACGACGTTCCAGCCGGAGCTGTCGTGGTGGCTACCGATGCTCGTCCTCGCCACGCTCTTTCACGTGTGGGTGTACAACAACACGGATCGGAGCATCCTCGCGGTACTGGTGTTCCACGCGTTCGTGAACCTGACGGGCGAAGTCATGGGGTTCGCCGCCGAGATGTACCCGTTCGTCCTCACGGGCTACGTTCTCGTGACAGCAGTCCTCGTCGTGGGGTGGAGTCCCGAATCACTCCGCGGGTGGAAGAGGACTCGGCCGACGGTAACGCGCCCCGGAGGGAAGTCCCTGTAGAACTCCGTTCCAGTCGAATACGTGGACGGTCGAACGCTGATACTGTCGGCTGTACGTCGTTCACGGTCATCGAACCCCCCCGTGATGCGGAGGACCTCTACAGAGGTATAGCCGACGGTAACTTTCATCGGCGTTCTACCCGTCTCGCGTAGCGGTCTGTCCCGACGAGCGCGATCACCCCGGGGGGCGAACACCCTGACGGGTGTCTCCGTCCGCACGCGCTCCCACGATTCATCGAATTCCACCGCGTAGCACTCGCTGAGCAGGTCTGCGAGCTGCATGATCAAACCAACACTACGACCTGCTCGCTTCTCAAACCGCGCTAACTAGACGGTGCCAAGTGAACGTACCGGGTGTACATTCCGAGCAGTACCTGTCGGAGCCGTGCGTGGATCACCGGTCTCACGGGCTCTCGGACAACCGTTCTGAGAGACCACGTTCTCGGTGATCGAGAATCGGATAAGTATTTTATATGCGTTACGACCGTTTCGAAGGTATGAACACGACCTCCGGCTCCCTGATGAAGAGCCTCCCTCGATCGGGACGAGCGTCCCTCCAGATCGGGCTCGCTGTACTCGGGACCCTCCTGATACTCGGGAGTCTCGTCTGGTTCGCACTCGTTTTCACGGCGATGTCACCGAGCGAGAGTGGGTTCGCCGAAGGGCTGGCGATCGTAGTGTTCGGTCTGTACGTGCTCGTGGGGTTCGTCGTATTGGCGGCAGGACTCTGGATCCCACAGCGTGACGACGACGGGATCCAGTTCTCGCCGCGACAGCGAAGGCTCCTCGCGTACGGAGCGGTCGCTCCGGTCGCGAGCGTCGTCGTTGTTCCGATCGGGGCGACGATCTCCCCACCGCTCACCGAGCCAGTGCTCTCGATACTCGTGGCCTGCCTCGTCGCGCTCGTCCTCAGTGGGCCACTCGCGACCCTCCTCGCCGTGGGTCTGAAGCTTCGTTCGCGGATACGCCGATGACTGCGAGAACGATCGATGCTTTCCGGATGGCGTGTCTCTGACGTTCGCCACCGTGGACATAATAACAGTGGTGGTCAGAGTCGGTCCCGTCTTCGGGACCGGTGGGATGGAGCCGGATCAGTGAGGTGTGTCAGCCGTGCCAACCGTCGGATCTCGCAGACCCGTTCCTGGAGCGCGTGTCGAGTACTCGTACGAAATTCGTAGCACCAGCATCGGGGATGACCGGAAGGCGGACGGCCGGTCCG
This region of Halalkalicoccus sp. CGA53 genomic DNA includes:
- a CDS encoding helix-turn-helix domain-containing protein: MSSGIRATVTVSTDGECPIARFASATGTVIDRVSTSVAPAGTESVSEFVVDVGERPDSPPEEPVFSYGTATLYRVEHGTEPICPCACLGRFGCPVHRYAASGDEVTLVFHAESFDQLQAVIGEFRERFPAVDVKRLLQPPLSGDPEERVFVNWGKLTDRQREVLETAYGMGYFERPREANATEVADELGVAPSTVSEHLRTAQRKIFEDLLESSV
- a CDS encoding carboxymuconolactone decarboxylase family protein, translating into MGDEIDDPEELPSAAGEFAEEYRDVWEAYADLGEACSEAGPVADETKRLVKLALAIGTGSEGAVHSHVRRGLDEGISPEELKHVAVLSIPTIGFPGAIAALSWIEDETD
- a CDS encoding group I truncated hemoglobin, which translates into the protein MENPTLYERLGGRESIAAVVDSFYERVLADDRLAHYFEATDMQRQRAHQTQFLSSVAGGPVEYTGGDMESVHSHLDISTREFDAIANHLDRTLSEFDVDDADRNEVLEAFYGYEDEIVTTV
- a CDS encoding CPBP family intramembrane glutamic endopeptidase, translating into MNSDGQRRPEGRLALLARTGTPWGFPVIYLGWAYLFWAPIVVSGESVWSFPNVGLFVVGGTSPLLAGVLLSWLLYGRPGLRDLGNRLIDIGRIGPRWWPILVLFWPVFNLCMAGGALVFGITPAPLEVVSTDRLFDPVAVVSILVFAFVFPLPEEIGLRGYWLDQLQERFSALTAGLINGTTWAIWHAPFVFLPGYYAHTTFQPELSWWLPMLVLATLFHVWVYNNTDRSILAVLVFHAFVNLTGEVMGFAAEMYPFVLTGYVLVTAVLVVGWSPESLRGWKRTRPTVTRPGGKSL